One region of Haloterrigena salifodinae genomic DNA includes:
- a CDS encoding MFS transporter yields MSEQLTLEQGIREHLGQFSLHVLLVFATGLTIGSERTVVPVLGEEVLGVESFFVIGSFVVSFGFVKALLNLYAGKWGEEYGRKPVLVLGWLTALPIPIILIYAPSWGWITVGNIFLGINQALTWSMAINAKIDLAGPDQRGLAVGIDEAFGYTGVAAGAWITGVIAGQTGLRPEPFYFLTIVVVLAFLISVFLIKETVQLAQLEADEDHHDANLPFEEVLKRATYGDRTLFAAAQAGHIENFVDTLFWIAVPLYLTSQGLAIEAVGVVVGVHSAMYFLQIGTGGLADRIGRRPPVVVGMFIAGAGVLGMVFVESYLPWAVLAGVSGLGMALLYPNLMTVPSDAAHPTWRSAGMGVYRMWRDSGYGTGAILIGLTMQFVNTEAAFYTTAVLMFLSGTVVYLWMEETHPEFGTHEPSSPAPETPHGTSLED; encoded by the coding sequence ATGAGTGAGCAATTAACACTGGAACAGGGAATTCGCGAACACCTCGGACAGTTCTCACTGCACGTCCTGCTGGTGTTCGCGACGGGACTGACGATCGGTTCGGAGCGGACCGTCGTCCCTGTCCTCGGCGAGGAAGTACTCGGCGTCGAGTCGTTCTTCGTCATCGGCTCGTTCGTCGTCTCGTTCGGCTTCGTCAAGGCGCTGCTCAATCTCTACGCCGGCAAGTGGGGCGAGGAGTACGGGCGCAAGCCGGTGCTTGTCCTCGGCTGGCTCACTGCCCTCCCGATCCCGATCATTCTCATCTACGCCCCGAGTTGGGGCTGGATCACCGTCGGGAATATCTTCCTCGGTATCAACCAGGCGCTGACCTGGAGCATGGCGATCAACGCCAAGATCGACCTCGCGGGGCCCGACCAGCGCGGGCTCGCCGTCGGCATTGACGAGGCGTTCGGCTACACCGGCGTCGCCGCGGGCGCGTGGATCACGGGCGTCATCGCCGGCCAGACGGGCCTTCGGCCAGAGCCGTTCTACTTTCTCACTATCGTGGTGGTGCTGGCGTTCCTGATCTCGGTCTTCCTCATCAAGGAAACGGTCCAGCTCGCACAACTGGAGGCCGACGAGGACCACCACGATGCGAACCTCCCATTCGAGGAAGTGCTGAAACGGGCAACCTACGGCGACAGGACGCTGTTCGCGGCCGCACAGGCCGGCCACATCGAGAACTTCGTCGACACGCTGTTCTGGATCGCCGTCCCGCTCTATCTCACGAGTCAGGGGCTCGCGATCGAAGCCGTCGGCGTCGTCGTCGGCGTTCACAGCGCCATGTACTTCCTCCAGATCGGAACCGGGGGCCTCGCCGACCGCATCGGTCGCCGCCCGCCCGTCGTCGTGGGGATGTTCATCGCCGGTGCCGGCGTTCTCGGGATGGTGTTCGTCGAGAGCTACCTTCCGTGGGCTGTTCTGGCTGGCGTCTCCGGGCTGGGGATGGCGCTGCTCTACCCGAACCTGATGACGGTGCCGAGCGATGCGGCCCACCCGACCTGGCGGTCGGCGGGAATGGGCGTCTACCGGATGTGGCGCGACTCCGGCTACGGTACCGGTGCGATCCTGATCGGACTCACGATGCAGTTCGTGAACACCGAGGCCGCGTTCTACACGACTGCCGTCCTGATGTTCCTCTCTGGCACAGTCGTCTATCTCTGGATGGAAGAGACCCACCCCGAGTTCGGCACCCACGAACCGTCATCTCCGGCTCCGGAGACGCCACACGGTACGTCGCTCGAGGACTAA